A genomic segment from Nitrospira sp. encodes:
- a CDS encoding Phosphate regulon sensor protein PhoR (SphS) translates to MNLGIRWKVTLGTIAAVLVGLAVAGWLVIRSVEQTELHRIADTLEARGSLAAMSLRPLFDQPSRPPSSSVLHSTVNELSRHAHVRITVIRQDGVVLADSAVSTEGLAGIDNHLSRPEMAQALASGRGMDIRASHTTGERTYYVALLLSDRTTSHAGIPVLRLGLPLTSIDEQVGHIQQDLAAAFGLAFLIAMVLSLWVSRNLTKPLSEMAAAARRLAGGTPGIRLVVSSTDEVGLLAQTLNQMTDQLEMKIKEISDDRAQLLAMLIAMVEGVMVLDYRGTVVQVNPALERMFALGLTESRGRHYADLIRHEGLNQIVSSVLETRSGQGGEITLSPSGRCLRVEASIAGGSREQEACAVFVFHDMTELRRLEKIRKDFVANVSHELRTPLTSIKGYVEALLDGGKDEPETAAAFLDIIMRQSNRLNLILDDLLQLSQIESGQVLFRHEPVELRALLERTVAVIKPLADKKRHTLDLTLPNESVMIEGDEERLVQVFINLLENAVKYTPDDGRITVGIRSVAQSRGTAERAMVEIVVADSGIGIPDADWPRIFERFYRVDKARSRELGGTGLGLAIVKHIVEAHGGQVWVEGNVPRGSRFIVHLPAAQGLPTSVSTGTGSK, encoded by the coding sequence ATGAACCTCGGCATCCGGTGGAAAGTCACCCTCGGCACCATTGCGGCCGTTCTCGTCGGCCTCGCCGTCGCCGGCTGGCTGGTCATCCGCTCGGTCGAACAGACGGAGCTCCATCGTATCGCCGACACATTGGAAGCCCGCGGCAGTTTGGCCGCCATGTCGCTCAGACCGCTGTTCGATCAGCCGAGCCGGCCCCCCTCCTCCTCCGTCCTTCACTCGACCGTCAATGAACTGAGTCGTCATGCCCATGTCCGCATCACCGTCATTCGGCAGGACGGCGTCGTCTTGGCCGACAGCGCCGTCTCGACGGAAGGATTGGCCGGCATCGACAACCATCTCTCCCGCCCCGAAATGGCGCAGGCGCTGGCGTCCGGACGCGGCATGGATATCAGGGCCAGTCATACCACCGGAGAACGCACCTATTACGTCGCGCTCTTGCTGTCGGACCGGACCACATCCCATGCGGGGATTCCGGTCCTCAGACTCGGACTGCCGCTGACCTCGATCGACGAACAGGTGGGGCACATCCAGCAGGATTTGGCCGCCGCCTTCGGCCTCGCCTTCCTCATCGCCATGGTCCTCAGTCTGTGGGTCTCGCGCAATCTGACGAAGCCGCTATCGGAAATGGCCGCCGCCGCCCGCCGCCTCGCCGGCGGAACTCCCGGCATCCGCCTGGTCGTCTCCTCGACGGACGAAGTCGGGTTGCTCGCGCAGACGCTGAACCAGATGACCGACCAGTTGGAGATGAAAATCAAGGAAATCTCCGACGACCGCGCACAACTCCTGGCCATGTTGATCGCGATGGTCGAGGGCGTCATGGTGCTGGACTATCGCGGCACCGTCGTCCAGGTGAATCCGGCACTGGAGCGGATGTTCGCCTTGGGGCTGACCGAATCGCGGGGACGCCACTACGCCGACCTCATCCGGCACGAGGGGCTCAACCAGATCGTGTCCTCGGTACTGGAAACCCGTTCCGGTCAGGGCGGCGAAATTACCCTGTCGCCGAGCGGGCGATGCTTGCGGGTCGAAGCCTCCATCGCCGGAGGCAGCCGCGAACAGGAGGCCTGCGCAGTGTTCGTGTTTCACGATATGACGGAACTGCGCCGGCTGGAGAAGATCCGCAAAGACTTCGTCGCCAACGTTTCGCATGAGTTGCGCACGCCTCTCACCTCCATCAAGGGCTATGTGGAAGCGCTGCTGGACGGCGGCAAGGATGAACCGGAAACGGCGGCAGCGTTCCTGGACATCATCATGCGGCAGAGCAACCGCCTCAACCTGATCCTGGACGACCTGCTTCAGTTGTCACAGATCGAATCGGGGCAAGTCCTGTTTCGGCACGAGCCGGTGGAGTTGCGTGCGCTGCTGGAACGGACCGTCGCCGTGATCAAGCCACTGGCGGACAAGAAGCGTCACACGCTCGACCTGACCCTGCCGAATGAGTCGGTGATGATCGAGGGCGACGAAGAACGTCTGGTACAGGTCTTCATCAATCTGCTGGAAAACGCGGTGAAATACACACCGGACGACGGCCGGATCACCGTCGGCATCCGTTCCGTCGCGCAGAGCCGGGGGACTGCGGAACGCGCCATGGTTGAGATCGTGGTGGCGGATTCGGGGATCGGCATTCCGGACGCAGACTGGCCACGCATCTTCGAACGATTCTACCGTGTGGACAAGGCCCGCTCGCGCGAACTCGGCGGAACCGGGCTCGGCCTTGCCATCGTGAAACATATCGTCGAGGCACACGGTGGACAGGTGTGGGTGGAGGGTAACGTGCCCAGGGGCAGCCGGTTCATAGTCCATCTGCCGGCCGCGCAGGGGTTGCCTACGTCAGTTTCGACAGGAACAGGTAGCAAATAG
- a CDS encoding Two-component transcriptional response regulator, OmpR family, with the protein MSPVAPNNKKILIVEDEKDILQLVKLYLEKEGFRTVSAMTGTEGLRQVKAERPDLIILDLMLPEMDGLEVCKKLRLNQDTALLPILMLTAKAEESDTVIGLELGADDYVTKPFSPKALVARIKALLRRLERNAANPQSLYHYGPLVVDLSRHEVRLQGQEVTLTAKEFGLLEHLLRNVGRVLTRDVLLSAVWGYDYYGTTRTVDVHVRRLKQKLPLLNDAIMSIKSLGYKLRESDMPA; encoded by the coding sequence ATGTCACCCGTCGCGCCCAACAACAAAAAAATCCTGATTGTCGAGGATGAAAAAGACATTCTCCAGCTCGTCAAACTCTACCTGGAAAAAGAAGGATTTCGCACGGTCTCCGCAATGACCGGTACGGAGGGGCTTCGCCAGGTCAAGGCCGAGCGCCCCGATCTGATCATCCTCGATTTGATGTTGCCGGAAATGGACGGGCTGGAAGTCTGCAAGAAGCTCCGCCTCAATCAGGACACGGCGCTCCTCCCCATTCTCATGCTGACCGCGAAGGCGGAAGAGTCCGACACGGTGATCGGCCTCGAGTTGGGAGCCGACGACTACGTCACCAAACCCTTCAGCCCCAAAGCCCTGGTGGCGCGGATCAAGGCCCTGCTCCGGCGGCTGGAACGGAATGCCGCCAATCCCCAGTCACTGTATCACTACGGTCCGCTGGTCGTCGATCTGTCCCGCCATGAAGTCCGGTTGCAGGGACAGGAGGTGACGCTTACCGCCAAGGAGTTCGGCCTGCTGGAGCACCTGCTGCGCAACGTCGGACGGGTGCTCACCCGCGACGTCTTGCTCAGCGCCGTATGGGGCTACGATTATTACGGCACCACCCGCACGGTCGATGTCCACGTGCGCCGGCTCAAACAAAAGCTTCCGCTCCTGAACGACGCGATCATGTCGATCAAATCACTCGGGTACAAACTTCGCGAATCCGACATGCCTGCATGA
- a CDS encoding 4-hydroxy-3-methylbut-2-enyl diphosphate reductase produces MKIYLANPRGFCAGVDRAIDIVDLSLKKYGAPIYVRHEIVHSRHVVNSLRQKGAVFVEELNEVPEGSVVIFSAHGVAKSVWEEAQSRRLHVIDATCPLVIKVHNEVNRDYTQGYELILIGHAGHPEVIGTLGQIPDKFHLVSSVQDVEKLHVEKTQNLSYVTQTTLSVDECRDIVEALHRRFPNIKGPHQEDICYATQNRQNAVKALSKLVDVILVIGSPNSSNSNRLRELGEHCGIPSYLIDAASDIDPAWLKDAKGVGLSAGASAPEVLVTEVVAYLKRLGSSEEVEELTVIEEDVEFLLPKELVTIESATRATASAN; encoded by the coding sequence ATGAAAATTTATTTGGCCAATCCTCGTGGCTTTTGCGCGGGCGTGGACCGCGCCATCGATATCGTCGATCTCTCGCTCAAAAAATACGGCGCGCCCATCTATGTGCGCCATGAGATCGTCCATAGCCGACATGTCGTAAACTCGCTCCGGCAGAAGGGCGCCGTATTCGTGGAGGAGCTGAACGAAGTGCCCGAAGGGTCGGTGGTCATTTTCAGCGCCCACGGTGTGGCGAAGTCGGTGTGGGAAGAGGCGCAGAGCCGCCGCCTGCACGTGATCGATGCCACCTGCCCGCTGGTCATCAAGGTGCACAACGAGGTCAATCGCGACTACACACAGGGGTATGAATTGATCCTGATCGGCCATGCGGGGCACCCGGAGGTGATCGGGACGCTGGGGCAGATTCCGGATAAGTTTCACCTGGTCTCCTCGGTGCAGGATGTGGAAAAGCTGCACGTCGAGAAGACGCAGAATCTGTCCTACGTGACCCAGACCACGTTGAGCGTCGACGAATGTCGGGACATCGTCGAGGCTTTGCATCGGCGATTTCCCAATATCAAGGGCCCGCACCAGGAAGATATTTGTTACGCCACGCAGAATCGCCAGAATGCGGTCAAGGCCTTGTCGAAGCTGGTCGACGTCATCCTCGTGATCGGGTCGCCGAACAGCTCGAATTCGAATCGGCTTCGCGAGCTGGGAGAGCATTGCGGCATTCCTTCCTATCTCATCGACGCGGCATCCGATATCGACCCGGCTTGGTTGAAGGATGCCAAGGGCGTCGGCCTGTCGGCCGGGGCTTCTGCGCCGGAAGTGCTGGTCACGGAAGTGGTGGCCTATTTGAAGCGCCTCGGCTCCTCGGAAGAAGTCGAGGAACTGACCGTCATCGAAGAAGATGTGGAGTTTCTCCTCCCGAAGGAATTGGTCACGATCGAGTCCGCCACGCGCGCCACGGCCTCGGCGAACTGA
- a CDS encoding putative lipoprotein, giving the protein MRMHSRGLCICLSALVSLLWLAGGCSSKPKSTAQGKPISGTDEQIFLGDTIEKNYDPNVIMKRGEAFFDKEEFAEAIVEYQHFLELHRSHQLAVYAQFRLAESHLRMAKSIDRDPEPIQKAIAAFEKLRKEFPGSKYEAQALQRLEDCHDWLAQTHLFVGQFYYRRSSYLAAAHRFDRIMKEYPDKKVAPEALYYLALTYQELGADDWATEKLKLLAEKYPNSDVASSGRRLLAKLEKKPSSAPPATVAKAEEPAPQAQPAADLLAAVAPPAGFKAASPPNIPSLQSSTGLSLRQPFVSCRLGAWC; this is encoded by the coding sequence ATGCGGATGCATTCCAGGGGTTTGTGTATCTGTCTCAGTGCACTGGTGAGCTTGCTTTGGCTTGCAGGCGGTTGCTCGAGCAAACCGAAATCCACCGCTCAAGGCAAACCCATCAGCGGCACCGACGAACAGATCTTCCTCGGCGACACCATCGAAAAGAACTACGACCCCAATGTGATCATGAAGCGCGGCGAAGCATTCTTCGACAAGGAAGAGTTTGCGGAGGCTATCGTCGAGTACCAGCACTTCCTTGAACTGCATCGGTCACATCAGCTCGCGGTCTACGCACAGTTTCGACTGGCGGAGAGCCACCTGCGGATGGCCAAGTCCATTGATCGGGACCCGGAACCGATCCAAAAGGCCATCGCGGCTTTTGAAAAATTGCGGAAAGAATTCCCCGGCAGCAAGTACGAAGCCCAGGCCCTCCAGCGGTTGGAGGATTGCCACGATTGGCTGGCGCAGACCCATCTGTTCGTCGGACAGTTTTATTATCGACGTTCATCGTATCTTGCGGCAGCCCATCGATTCGATCGCATCATGAAAGAGTATCCGGATAAGAAGGTTGCGCCGGAAGCCTTGTACTACCTGGCCTTGACCTACCAAGAACTCGGCGCCGACGATTGGGCGACGGAAAAACTGAAATTGCTGGCGGAAAAATATCCGAATAGCGACGTCGCGAGCAGCGGCCGTCGCTTGCTGGCCAAGTTGGAAAAGAAACCCTCTTCGGCTCCACCCGCGACAGTAGCCAAAGCGGAAGAGCCAGCGCCCCAGGCCCAACCAGCCGCCGATTTGCTGGCCGCCGTCGCGCCGCCGGCCGGTTTCAAAGCAGCCTCCCCACCAAACATTCCAAGCCTACAGAGTTCGACAGGCTTGTCCCTTCGCCAACCGTTCGTCTCCTGCCGGCTCGGCGCCTGGTGCTGA
- a CDS encoding phosphate transport regulator, translating into MFGLIPREEAFFDLFKNAAHNMIEGSRLLKDMTEDFRNPVEKAKRIKEVEHVGDGITHEIARKLNQTFITPIDREDIHDLASALDDILDVVEAIADRFVLYKVTTPTESAVKLANVLYQAAVEVGATVDLLGKAHPAVIECSVRVNSLENEADRLSRDAISLLFEKETDPITVIKWKEIYENFEAGTDRCEDVANILERIALKHT; encoded by the coding sequence ATGTTCGGTCTCATCCCCCGCGAAGAAGCCTTTTTCGACCTGTTCAAGAATGCGGCGCACAATATGATCGAAGGCAGCCGTCTCCTCAAGGATATGACGGAGGACTTCAGGAATCCGGTCGAGAAGGCGAAACGCATCAAGGAGGTCGAACATGTCGGGGACGGCATCACCCACGAGATTGCGCGAAAACTGAATCAGACCTTCATTACGCCGATCGATCGGGAGGACATCCACGACCTGGCGAGCGCGCTCGACGACATTTTGGACGTGGTCGAGGCGATCGCCGATCGTTTCGTCCTCTACAAGGTGACGACTCCCACGGAATCTGCGGTCAAGCTGGCGAATGTGCTCTATCAAGCGGCGGTGGAAGTGGGCGCTACGGTCGATTTGCTCGGTAAGGCGCATCCGGCCGTCATTGAATGCAGCGTGCGGGTCAATAGTTTGGAAAATGAAGCCGACCGCCTCTCCCGCGATGCCATCTCGCTGTTGTTCGAGAAGGAAACCGATCCGATCACCGTCATTAAATGGAAAGAGATCTACGAAAATTTCGAAGCGGGAACCGATCGTTGCGAGGATGTCGCCAATATCCTTGAACGCATCGCTTTGAAGCACACGTGA
- a CDS encoding Geranylgeranyl reductase produces the protein MHLGSTHTTYDVVIVGMGPAGATAAATLSRGGLAVLGLDKEAHPRYKVCGGGLSARVDQLLEPEFHSVVEHRVNGVQFVYCGQDPLLIESAQPIAYMVMRDRFDHYLVRQAVCAGSEIRNGEGVVGVRQGSDGVEVATEQGRYRAKIVIGADGANSVVARHLFPKRSLYRAPALESEVFIGDDRHFPSPTTILVDVGAASHGYGWIFPKQGRLSVGVGEFRRKSTGLRETFDRFVRGARGLTGLAVPRPVGHPIPAFSEGEDGQGERKDGQFVNGRACLVGDAGHLVDPLFGEGIYYAIRSGQLAARAILANAHDHRLSLAEYQAALDRDILPDFRVTARIARVIYAFPRLGFKLLRRYQDVVRSYFEVLQGRITAERFLAETKTRLKTSVNDLLLEALYLR, from the coding sequence ATGCATCTCGGGTCGACACACACAACCTACGATGTGGTGATCGTCGGAATGGGGCCGGCCGGGGCGACCGCCGCGGCCACACTCAGCCGGGGTGGCTTGGCCGTGCTCGGGCTCGATAAGGAAGCGCATCCACGCTATAAGGTCTGCGGCGGGGGGCTGTCGGCCCGCGTCGACCAGCTCTTGGAACCGGAGTTTCATTCGGTCGTCGAGCATAGGGTGAACGGGGTCCAGTTCGTCTATTGCGGGCAAGATCCCCTACTCATCGAATCGGCGCAACCCATCGCCTATATGGTCATGCGGGATCGCTTCGACCATTATCTTGTCCGGCAGGCGGTTTGTGCCGGGAGCGAGATCCGCAACGGCGAAGGGGTGGTCGGTGTCCGTCAAGGGTCGGACGGCGTAGAGGTTGCGACCGAACAGGGCCGATATCGTGCGAAGATCGTCATCGGTGCAGACGGAGCCAATAGTGTGGTGGCGCGGCACCTCTTCCCCAAACGTTCCCTGTATCGCGCGCCGGCCTTGGAGAGCGAGGTTTTCATCGGAGACGACCGGCACTTTCCCAGCCCTACGACGATTCTTGTGGATGTCGGTGCCGCCAGCCATGGATATGGGTGGATCTTCCCTAAACAGGGGCGCCTGTCCGTGGGGGTCGGAGAGTTTCGTCGCAAGTCCACCGGGCTGCGGGAGACGTTCGACCGCTTCGTACGCGGAGCCCGAGGGCTGACCGGATTGGCCGTGCCTCGTCCTGTGGGGCATCCGATCCCTGCCTTTTCGGAAGGCGAGGATGGACAGGGTGAGCGGAAGGACGGTCAATTCGTCAACGGTCGTGCGTGCCTGGTCGGGGATGCGGGCCATTTGGTCGATCCGCTGTTCGGTGAAGGCATTTATTACGCGATCCGCTCGGGACAACTGGCTGCCCGTGCGATTCTCGCCAACGCCCACGACCATCGGCTGTCGTTGGCGGAATACCAGGCGGCGCTGGATCGGGACATCCTGCCGGATTTCCGGGTCACCGCCCGCATTGCCAGGGTGATCTATGCCTTTCCCCGCCTGGGTTTTAAGCTACTCCGCCGTTATCAGGATGTGGTCCGGTCCTACTTTGAAGTGCTGCAGGGTCGGATCACTGCCGAACGATTTCTGGCCGAGACCAAGACACGCCTCAAGACGTCGGTCAACGATCTGCTGCTCGAAGCGTTATACCTCCGGTAA
- a CDS encoding 3-oxoacyl-[acyl-carrier-protein] synthase, KASIII produces MTRSRIVGTGSFVPSRVVGNGEVAGPLGLDPDQITALTGIHNRHWAEPGQASSDLAAAAGRRACEAAGLASTSVEAILVSTTSPDSAFPSTACHVQRLLGAKTVMAFDLSASCSGFLYGLSMADVMIRSGQIRSCLVIAAEVKSQSLNPLDKETAILFGDGAGAVLVVKDEKSGPNTPGVLGIRLYAEGAGHALITIPAGGSRSPVRAETIRADEHRLRLRGAAVFRSAVRRLEQATTELLKEYSLTAGEVKQVIMHQANARILEQLRRRLGFPQEALYSVIERYGNTSSASLPLALDQAVRAGRLAAGDLLLLGAFGGGLTWATGLVRW; encoded by the coding sequence GTGACGCGCAGTCGCATCGTTGGAACCGGTTCGTTCGTTCCCTCCCGGGTCGTCGGCAACGGGGAGGTGGCAGGGCCGCTCGGGCTGGATCCTGATCAGATCACCGCGTTGACCGGCATTCACAACAGGCATTGGGCGGAGCCGGGGCAGGCCTCTTCGGACTTGGCGGCGGCGGCCGGACGACGGGCCTGCGAGGCGGCTGGGTTGGCTTCCACCTCTGTCGAGGCAATTCTGGTCTCGACGACGTCACCGGACAGCGCCTTTCCCTCAACAGCATGCCATGTGCAGCGGCTGTTGGGTGCCAAGACCGTTATGGCGTTCGACCTGTCGGCTTCCTGCTCGGGGTTTTTGTATGGATTGTCGATGGCCGACGTCATGATCCGAAGCGGACAGATCCGTTCCTGCCTGGTCATTGCGGCTGAGGTGAAGTCACAGTCTCTCAATCCTCTGGACAAGGAAACAGCCATTCTGTTCGGTGACGGAGCCGGCGCCGTGTTGGTCGTGAAGGATGAAAAGTCCGGTCCGAATACGCCCGGCGTACTCGGGATACGCCTGTACGCGGAAGGTGCCGGCCATGCCCTCATCACCATTCCGGCCGGGGGGTCACGAAGCCCTGTTCGGGCGGAGACGATACGCGCCGACGAACACCGACTGCGTCTGCGAGGCGCTGCGGTGTTTCGATCGGCAGTGCGCCGGCTGGAGCAGGCGACGACCGAGTTATTGAAGGAGTATAGCCTCACGGCAGGCGAGGTGAAGCAGGTGATCATGCACCAGGCCAATGCACGAATTCTGGAGCAGCTGCGGCGCCGTCTCGGATTTCCCCAGGAAGCGCTGTATTCGGTCATCGAGCGTTACGGGAACACCTCCTCGGCCTCCCTGCCCCTTGCGTTGGACCAGGCCGTGCGGGCCGGACGACTTGCGGCCGGCGACCTCCTGTTGCTGGGCGCGTTCGGTGGCGGCTTGACCTGGGCCACAGGCTTGGTGCGGTGGTAA
- a CDS encoding putative low-affinity inorganic phosphate transporter: protein MAELSGLLLIVVILALLFDFSNGWHDSANAIATVVSTRVVSPSTAVLVAGALNVAGAFMSTAVAKMVGTGIVDPQSVTQTVVAAALAGAIVWNLFTLLLGLPTSSSHALIGGLVGAALTHGGTAAVKFSGLRAVLEAMVLSPFFGFAIGLLLMIVLSWMFFRVPRALALRLFSRLQLVSASFMAFSHGANDAQKAMGIITLALVSAGVLPTAEVPTWVIGSCAVAMGLGTAVGGWRIVRTLGMRIVKLEPVHGFAAETGAAMVLLATAHIGLPVSTTHTITSTVMGVGAVKRLSAVRWGVTRRILSAWLFTLPGAALLATICYLFLSKLT from the coding sequence ATGGCTGAACTGAGCGGACTGTTGTTGATCGTCGTCATCCTGGCGCTGCTCTTCGATTTTTCCAACGGCTGGCATGACAGCGCCAATGCTATCGCGACGGTGGTCTCGACCCGTGTGGTGAGTCCCTCCACAGCGGTGTTGGTAGCGGGCGCGCTCAACGTGGCGGGCGCCTTCATGTCCACGGCGGTCGCCAAGATGGTCGGGACGGGCATCGTCGATCCCCAGTCGGTCACGCAGACGGTGGTGGCGGCGGCCCTGGCCGGCGCGATCGTGTGGAATCTCTTTACCCTGTTGCTGGGGCTTCCGACCAGTTCCTCTCATGCACTCATCGGAGGGTTGGTCGGTGCGGCCCTCACGCACGGAGGGACGGCGGCGGTCAAGTTTTCCGGACTGCGAGCCGTGTTGGAGGCCATGGTCTTGTCTCCGTTCTTCGGGTTCGCGATCGGCCTGCTGTTGATGATCGTGTTGAGCTGGATGTTTTTTCGGGTGCCGCGCGCCCTCGCGCTCCGCTTGTTTTCACGGTTGCAACTGGTCTCCGCCAGCTTCATGGCATTCAGCCACGGGGCGAACGATGCCCAAAAGGCCATGGGAATCATCACCTTGGCGCTCGTCTCAGCAGGGGTGCTGCCGACGGCCGAGGTGCCGACGTGGGTGATCGGCTCCTGCGCCGTTGCCATGGGGCTCGGCACGGCGGTGGGCGGGTGGCGGATCGTGCGGACCTTGGGCATGCGGATCGTCAAGCTCGAGCCGGTCCATGGATTTGCCGCGGAAACCGGGGCTGCGATGGTGTTACTTGCGACGGCCCATATCGGGCTGCCGGTCAGCACGACCCACACGATCACCTCCACCGTGATGGGTGTGGGAGCGGTGAAACGGCTGTCGGCGGTCCGGTGGGGCGTGACGAGGCGGATTCTGTCTGCCTGGCTCTTCACCCTGCCGGGGGCGGCGCTGCTCGCGACTATTTGCTACCTGTTCCTGTCGAAACTGACGTAG